The following coding sequences are from one Bacillus kexueae window:
- a CDS encoding 2-dehydropantoate 2-reductase, translating into MRKLKIGVIGGGAVGLLLTAFLSEHFNVTLYTRTEQQADIIRENGIKVTGVTKKSLNPQLIKSIPQYHEEVLFVTVKQYHLTNILDELEKLSARTIIFLQNGMSHIEQLSRLKQHQLFVGVVEHGVLKKCENEVIHTGEGRIVVAPFQPNNDYSILATISEKTNREFPVLLEEEWYPLLAKKLLVNAVINPLTALWKVKNGQLVTNPSFQNTVHMLFQEIWGILELDHFDEYYEYLLAICEKTAENESSMLRDLKHGNITEVDSILGYILNRATSQNKDVPLTTFLFHSIKGLERNC; encoded by the coding sequence GTGAGAAAGTTGAAAATTGGTGTTATCGGTGGAGGGGCTGTAGGGTTATTGTTAACCGCGTTTTTGTCCGAGCACTTTAATGTAACCCTATATACGCGTACAGAACAGCAAGCAGACATCATTAGGGAGAATGGAATCAAAGTAACAGGAGTTACAAAGAAATCGCTAAATCCACAACTAATTAAGAGCATCCCTCAATATCATGAAGAAGTGCTATTTGTAACGGTAAAGCAATACCATTTAACTAATATCCTTGACGAACTAGAGAAGCTTTCCGCTCGCACTATTATTTTCTTGCAAAATGGAATGTCCCATATTGAACAATTATCGAGATTAAAACAACACCAACTTTTTGTAGGTGTTGTGGAACATGGAGTGTTAAAGAAATGTGAGAATGAGGTAATCCATACTGGTGAAGGACGAATCGTTGTCGCTCCATTCCAACCGAATAATGATTATTCAATTCTTGCAACTATTTCTGAGAAAACAAATAGGGAGTTTCCGGTCCTACTTGAAGAAGAATGGTATCCTCTACTAGCTAAAAAGTTATTAGTGAATGCGGTAATCAACCCATTAACGGCACTTTGGAAGGTGAAAAATGGTCAACTTGTAACAAACCCATCTTTTCAAAATACGGTGCATATGTTGTTTCAAGAAATATGGGGTATTTTGGAGTTAGATCATTTTGATGAATACTATGAATATTTGTTGGCGATTTGTGAAAAAACGGCTGAAAATGAATCATCCATGCTACGGGATTTAAAGCATGGAAACATAACGGAAGTCGATTCAATTTTAGGATACATTTTAAATAGAGCAACCAGTCAAAATAAAGATGTACCGTTGACAACTTTTTTGTTTCACTCAATTAAAGGGTTAGAACGAAATTGTTAA
- the bshC gene encoding bacillithiol biosynthesis cysteine-adding enzyme BshC yields the protein MEVYELSLPIKNPFVKDYVQNEGQMDHFFDYCIHDEDVFEKRLKDVKVRTYKRDELAQYLRNYHRKFPQCEATIHNIERLKQKDAVVVVGGQQAGLLTGPLYTIHKIISIISLAKEQENKLGVPVIPVFWIAGEDHDFEEINHVHVLNKNQVKKKSIRQIPIQKSMVSDIRLDKKACMAWVHEVFQHFGETNYTNDLLRKIDDFIQNSYSYVDFFEYIVMDLFSDSGLVLINAASPELREIEKEYFYHLLKGHREIYDSVMKQQQSMRELGYEPIIEMKENSVNIFFHYDQERFLLKKEDEATFSIPEHGLTVGAEELEKILSDSPERFSNNVVTRPLMQEMLLPTLAFIAGPGEIVYWGELREAFCSCRLKMPPVVPRINITFMERHIESDLNELELSLEEVWGKGVHSLSEDWLAKQQPVNIQPFVEEAKEQVEQIHRSLREKALEIDKSLKPLLEKNAFFIENQLSFVEKAVRKRVQEKYENELNKFRRIEQSLLPNGAPQERIWNVFYYINKYGPEFVKNLQHQTYSCNGKHKVVKI from the coding sequence ATGGAGGTTTATGAACTCTCCCTTCCTATAAAGAATCCATTTGTAAAGGATTATGTACAAAATGAAGGGCAAATGGATCATTTTTTTGATTATTGTATTCACGATGAAGATGTATTTGAAAAGCGTTTAAAAGATGTTAAGGTGCGGACCTATAAGCGAGACGAACTTGCTCAATATTTACGAAACTATCATCGAAAGTTTCCGCAATGTGAGGCAACTATTCATAATATTGAACGATTGAAACAGAAAGATGCTGTTGTTGTAGTCGGTGGGCAGCAAGCAGGACTTTTAACAGGACCTTTATATACAATACATAAAATCATTTCTATTATTTCTTTAGCGAAAGAACAGGAAAATAAACTAGGTGTCCCGGTAATCCCTGTTTTTTGGATTGCGGGAGAGGACCATGATTTTGAAGAAATTAATCATGTTCATGTCTTGAATAAAAACCAAGTAAAAAAGAAGTCCATACGTCAAATTCCGATTCAAAAGAGTATGGTGTCCGACATTCGATTGGATAAAAAGGCTTGTATGGCATGGGTGCATGAAGTGTTTCAGCATTTCGGTGAAACGAATTATACGAATGACTTACTAAGAAAAATAGATGACTTCATTCAAAACTCTTATTCTTATGTAGACTTTTTTGAGTATATTGTAATGGATCTTTTCAGTGATTCAGGACTTGTTTTAATAAATGCTGCTTCTCCAGAACTGCGTGAAATCGAAAAAGAATATTTTTATCACTTGTTAAAAGGCCATAGAGAAATCTATGATTCCGTTATGAAGCAGCAACAAAGCATGCGCGAACTTGGATACGAGCCAATCATTGAAATGAAAGAAAATAGTGTTAACATATTCTTCCACTATGATCAAGAAAGGTTCTTGCTAAAAAAGGAAGACGAAGCAACATTCAGCATTCCTGAGCACGGGCTTACAGTAGGGGCTGAAGAATTAGAAAAAATCTTGAGCGATTCTCCTGAGCGCTTTAGTAACAACGTAGTCACGAGACCTTTAATGCAGGAAATGTTATTGCCGACCCTTGCATTTATAGCTGGCCCAGGTGAGATTGTTTATTGGGGCGAACTTCGAGAGGCATTCTGTTCATGCCGCTTGAAAATGCCCCCAGTTGTCCCGCGTATCAATATCACTTTCATGGAACGTCACATTGAGTCGGACTTGAATGAATTGGAATTGAGTTTGGAAGAAGTGTGGGGGAAAGGCGTACATTCGTTGAGTGAGGATTGGTTGGCAAAACAACAACCGGTAAATATTCAACCGTTTGTTGAAGAAGCGAAAGAACAAGTTGAACAAATCCACCGATCATTAAGAGAGAAAGCGTTAGAGATTGACAAAAGTCTTAAACCACTTCTTGAGAAAAATGCATTTTTTATTGAGAATCAGCTCTCTTTTGTGGAAAAAGCGGTTCGAAAACGGGTGCAAGAAAAGTATGAAAATGAATTGAATAAGTTTAGAAGAATTGAACAATCTTTATTACCGAATGGTGCTCCTCAAGAGCGAATTTGGAATGTCTTTTACTATATCAACAAATATGGACCTGAATTCGTAAAGAACTTACAGCATCAGACATATTCCTGTAACGGAAAACATAAAGTTGTCAAAATATGA
- the mraZ gene encoding division/cell wall cluster transcriptional repressor MraZ — protein sequence MFMGEFHHTIDVKGRMIVPAKFREGLGETFVLTRGLDQCLFGYPLNEWRLLEEKLKSLPLTKKDARAFTRFFFSGAVECELDKQGRINITAPLLKYAKLEKDCVVIGVSNRIELWSKEVWEKYVEEQEESFEEIAENMIDFDI from the coding sequence ATGTTCATGGGGGAATTTCATCATACAATTGATGTAAAAGGGCGCATGATTGTACCTGCTAAATTTCGAGAAGGGCTTGGGGAGACTTTTGTGTTAACGAGAGGTCTTGACCAATGCTTGTTCGGATACCCTTTAAACGAATGGCGTTTACTGGAAGAGAAATTAAAGTCGCTCCCACTAACGAAAAAAGACGCACGTGCATTTACACGATTCTTCTTTTCAGGAGCGGTTGAATGTGAGCTTGATAAGCAGGGACGAATTAACATCACTGCACCGCTTCTAAAGTATGCTAAGTTAGAAAAAGACTGTGTGGTCATTGGAGTCTCGAATCGAATTGAATTATGGAGTAAAGAGGTTTGGGAGAAATATGTAGAAGAGCAAGAAGAATCGTTTGAAGAAATAGCTGAAAACATGATTGATTTTGATATATAA